Within the Blastopirellula marina genome, the region CCGTTGACTCGTAGTTCCAAGCCCATCGGGTCGAACTTCACGCCGGAGTATCCAGCGGCCGAGACAATTCGTCCCCAGTTCGGGTCCCCACCGGTAATAGCGCACTTAACCAACGCGCTGTCGGCAACCGTTTTGGCAATTCGGAAGGCGTCTTCTCGGTTGGCACAACCTTCGATGTTGATCTCGATCAAATGAGTCGAACCTTCCCCATCGGCTGGGATCTGTTTCGCCAGGTCTTCGCAAAGCTGCTGTAGTTCGGCTTTGAATCCTTCGAGAGCCCCTCCAGAGATTTCGCCGGTGCCTGCCTTGCCGCTGGCCAGAAGCAACAGGGTATCGTTCGTGCTGCGGTGGCCATCGACCGTAATGCAGTTGAACGTATTGTCGGTCACCTCAGACAGAATCTCTTTGGCCTGCTGCGGGCTCAGTTGCGCATCGGTCAACACTACGGACAGCATTGTGGCCATGTTCGGAGCGATCATGCCAGCCCCTTTGCACATGCCGATCAGTTTGACAGGCTTTCCGTTGACTTCGCACTGGCGCGAGGCCACTTTCTTGCCTTTGTCGGTGGTCATGATACCACGGGCTGCCGTGTCGAAGTGGCTTTCATCGCTGCCCAGTCGCTGGAAGACTTCCTCGAGCCCGGCTCGAATCTTTTCCATCGGCAAGTTATGTCCGATGATGCCTGTCGACATGGTAAGAACCTGATCGGCAGAGACACCAAACTGCTTGGCGACGATGCCGGCCATCTCGGCGTTGTCTTTGTCCCCTTGTTCACCGGTGCAGGCATTGGCATTGCCCGAATTGGTGATGACGGCCCGAATTTTGTCAGAAGGCGTACGTGCCCTGTCCCAAACCACAGGAGCAGCCACAACGAGGTTGGTCGTATAGACGCCCGCAGCGACGGTGTCTTCATCGCAGACAATCAGCGACAGGTCTTCCTTGTTCGGATTTCGCTTCAATCCGCAGTGAAAGCCACCGAGTCGAAAACCAGCGGGAATAGGCGAAGTCATCCTCAATCTTCCTTCATCTACCAATCAAAGCAGTGCGGTTGTTTCCGCGAAACCATACATCAAATTGAAATTCTGAACGGCCGCCCCCGACGCCCCTTTGATCAGGTTGTCGATCGCCGAAATCGTCAGCACGCGATCCTTCACGCGACGAACCGTGATATCGCAGAAGTTCGTTCCCGAGACATGCTTGGTCGCCGGCAAGTCGCTACGCACGCGGACGAATGGTTCGCTCGCGTACGTCTCTTCCAACAAAGCAAGCAATTCCTTTTCAGAGGCATCTTGATCTGGCAGCGCGTAACACGTGCTCAGAATTCCACGATCCATCGGAACCAAGTGCGGTGTGAAAATCACGCTGGCCTGTTTGCCCGAATAGACCGTCAAGTTTTGTTCGATCTCTGGCATGTGGCGATGGGTACCGACACCATAGGCCGAGAAGCTTTCGTTGCACTCAGGGTACAGCGTCCCCAGTTTTGGCGTCCGCCCTGCCCCGCTGACACCGCTTTTGCAGTCGGCGATGATACCATCGGCACGGATCAGACCATTCTTCAGCAGTGGAGCCAGCGCCAGCGATACGCCGGTCGGGTAGCAACCTGGGTTGGCTACCAGTTGTGCTTCCGCGATCCCTTCGCGAAAGAGCTCTGGCAGACCGTAAACGGTGGTCTTCATTCGCTCGGCATCGGGATGCTCGCCACCGTACCACTGGGTGTAAACCGCAGGATCGTTAAGCCGATAGTCGGCACTCAAGTCGACCACCTTCAGGCCTGCTTCCAGGAACTCGGGAATCACCGAAGCGGAAGCCGCATGGGGTAAACAGCCGAAGACGCAGTCACACCGTTGGGCCACCTCTTGCGGGCCCCAGTTTTCCAGGTGCAGGTCGAGCACCTTATGAAACTGCGGGTGAATGGCACTAAGGTGCGGACGATCTTCCTGGCGAGTTGTCAGCGCGGTGACTTCCACCTCGGGATGGCGAACCAAGATTTTCAGTAATTCCAGAGCCGTGTAACCGGTGGCCCCAAGAATACCAACACGTACCGTCATGGCATGCAGCCCAATGTTTGTGTCAAAAGAGAGAACCGACCGGTTAGTATAAAGGACCACCCGCCTGCGAACAGAGGGAGGCCCCAACCAGTGGGCTAGATGAATTCACAGAACCTGAAGTGCCCGTCCTAACCAAGACAGGCAATTCGGCGAGCACTTATTTGGCCGAAGTGAGGGCTTCCCCCAATTCGACCAACATACGCAGCGTCGCACCCCACACGCGATGTCCATCGACATTCAGGTGCAAGGCAGAGAATTGGACGCGGCGGCGGGTAACCTGGTGCATGCCGAAATTCCTGGAATCCATCAAATGCGTAAGGGGTAAGAAGATGAGCCCCGCTACTTCGCACGGATCGGGGCTCCATACGGGTAAAGAGTGCTGCAAGGCTACAAAGGTTCGCACTTGATGATTACTTGCCCAAACATTCGTGGGGGGAAGCTCACCGAGAACCCCATCTGGCGAAACCAGGTGCCCGGTCTCCTCATGAAATTCCCGCAACGCCGTATGCATTGCGGATTCCCCCGGCTCGCACCTTCCCCCAGGCAGAGCGATCTCGCCGGCGTGAATCCCTTCGGTTTCCGCTCGGATCATGAGCGGGATCGTCCAGTTTCCCTGCTCGCCGGGATAAATGAGGATCAGATTCGCGGCCTGGCGTGCCCGGGGATAGGCCGGAGCCTTATGCCGACCATACGAAAGATTAGGAGCCGAGTGCCGCAGTTGCGGAAAAACCATCTCGGAAGTACCGAGGGCCTCAGCCAGTGATCGCACCCACCGCTGCGTGCTAGTTTTCTTCGTCGGGAATCTCATAAACTTCGTAGCTGGAATTTTGATCGGCACTGGCAGGATACACTCGCGGGAAGCTCCAGGAGATGGATATACCATCTTTCCGAGCCAAGTCCCGATCGACAACTACAAATCGAATTCCATACTTCTGGGAAAGTTCGCGGAGATCGTCTTCGGTCAGGCCAGCCAGGCTCAGGGTTTCCCGGTTATGAAAGCTCCGCCAATGCGTATCGCCGCGGCGTTCTCGCCACTGCAGAAGATTGAGGTCGTCCTGCGGGACATCTTTGGTCGTGACCACCTCGGCACGTTGGGCATACCACTTGAATGACGATTGCAAGCGAGGCGTCAGGAAGACCGCGTCCGGTGGCGTGTTGTCTCGTATCCAATAACAGGTATCGGCCCAGTCCTGAGGGTTGGTCACCAAGCTACTAAGATCGGCAGGGCTCGCCGTGGCCGTCCAGCGTTCTTCAATTCGAGAGAACATGCCCACCAAAACCAGCAGTGTTAAACCGACCATCACGGCCCCAGCCGTTCGCGGCGTTGTCTGCCGATACTTGCCAAACAGCACAACGACATTGATTGCCAAGGCCAACGGCACCAGGACATCGGCGATGCGATACCAATAGAGCCGCAGCAGTTTGGTTGCCGTCAGCCAGTCCTGCACAACATTGAAGAATACCTGATCGATGGCGATGCCAATGAAAACCAACACAACGCTCCCGGCGACTACCCCGTTCAAGATGCGAAGTTTGTCGTCGTTTCGAAGAAGCCAGGCAGTGGCCGCCCAGGCAATTGCCGCCAGGAAGAATCGCACCTTAAATTCCCACGCGAAGGTATGGACCACGAGGTGATGCGCCAAACGTTCGTAAACGTAGTAATAGCTGGCCCAGGAACTCTCGACCGGACTCGTACCTCGGTTTAGTAGCAACAGCGGAACGACACCAATCAGGGCAATCGCTCCCCCGACAAATAGGCCTGGCAAAATCGAGATGAGCGAGGGACGCTGCTTCGGACACACCAACCAACAGAACATCAAGCAGACCACCATCCAGCCGCCGACCAGCACGTGAAATGCACTGGCAATTCCCAGCATGATCCACGCTCGGTTCCAGCGATCGGACAATACATCTCCCAGTCCCCAAAAAGCGAAGGCATAGGCAAAACATTTTGCTTCGACGCCGCCGATCAGCCACTCGCCAGCCATGTGAAGATAGATAACCCCCACCGCTCCTGCCACGATCGCCCAGAAACCAACCCAAGGTCGCGGGTCGATCTTCGCAATCATCCGCTGCCAACTGTAAGCGATCGCTCCCCAGCAGATCAGTCGACCGATCCAAGCGGCGACAGGAAACGAGACCCAAGTAGTGATCCAACCGAAACTCCAATAGAAGACGCCGTGCGCGTCTCCTGAGTTCAGGAAATGATCGTTGGGGCACCACGCCGGATTCCAGTAGTGCCGAGCCTTGGAAAGATAATGCGGTTCGTTGACTTCCGGCGTGAGAGGCCCGACCAACAGAAAGAACAACAGCACGATCAGCCCAAATTGAATCCACCGCGACGACATCGATGACTGCGGTTGGTCCGCTTCCTGCGGCTCACTGGGGTTCGATGGATTCATGAACACTTCAAATGCGAACGGGATTGGTAAAAGCTAGTCTGCTTTCACTTTACCATATCGCACCCCTGTCGCTTGTGTGGGTCGGCGATAAATCCCACCACCACACGAGACATACAGCCAGTCGAGTTCCGGTCCGGCAAACGCGACGTTGGAAAGAAACTGCTCGGTTGGCTTGTGCATCACGCCACTGATCCGCGCCGTCGGGTCGAACATCTGCAGGCCCGCCTCCGTCGCCACGTACAAACGTCCAGCCGAATCGACCGTCATGCCATCGGCACGGCTGGGAGCATCTTTTTCCTTGACGCGACAGGTATAAACCGGAACGCCGTAGCGTAGCGATCCGTCCAGTTCTACACGATAGGCAATCAGGTTCTGGCCTGCCGAGTCGGCCACAACCAACGTCCCTTCGTCCGGCCAGAGGATGATTCCATTGGGTGACGTAATATCCGTCGCGACTACCCTCTTCTCGCCGGTCGGACGCACGAGCCAGACCTGATGCCCCTTGGGATCGGTGCAGTAGATATTGCCATTGCTGGCAACAACCAGATCATTGGCACCCAGGTCGTCGGCGATAACCTCCATCTTGCCGGCGGCATCGAAGACCACGATTCGGCGGTCACGATTCTGACTGCCATACAAGCGGCCGTCGGCACCGAACATCAATCCGCTGGTCGCACCTTGCCCTTGAGAGAAGGTGCTTACCTGCTTCGTTCCGTGGTCGATCTTGAGGACCAACTGATTTGGCACATCGACGAAATAAAGATTCCCATCGGCGTCGACCGCAGGGCCTTCGGTGAATTTATACCCATCGGCCACCAGTTCCCAGTCTTGCCCTGGGATCAGGACGTCGGCTAGGGGCATGTCTTGGGCGACCGTCCATTGGGCACAAGCAAAAAGCAGAGCTAAGGAAAGCAGGATACGCATCGTCATCATCTCCACGGCATTTGGTAGAAAGATCACCCAGAAAACTAGTTCTGCGTTACCACATCGCTCCACAACCAACGCATCGTATCTGGGAAGATCGCTCCCCCGTGACGACCGCTATGCTTGCCTTCGCCGTAAACGAACTTGTAATCGTATCCCACGAACTTGAGTGCCGCAGCCATTTGCTGATTGGATAGCGGCCAATTGCCGTGCAGGTTATCGAGGTCGTTGCTGCCGTCTTGCAAGAAGACCTTAATCGGTTTCTTTTCCGTCTTGCGAATGACCGCCGGATAAACGTGCCCGCCGCGGATATTGGTGAAGCTGCCGATATGGCTGACAACTTTGCCAAACGAATCAGGGCGTTCCCAGGCGGCCGTGAAAGCACAAATACCGCCAGAGCTATTGCCGCAAATGGCGCGATGCTTAGGGTCGTTTGAAATGTCGTACTGTTTGCCTACGTCCGCCAAGATCTCTTCCAGCAGAAATCGCACGTATTGATCGCTGAGGGTGTCGTATTCGAAGCTTCGATTCTTGCGGGGCATTTGGCCTTCCTTCGCCGGAGGCACAACGCCTGGCTGAATGAAAACGCCAATGGTTACCGGCATTTCGCCTGCGTGAATCAGGTTGTCAAAGACAACTGGTACGCGTGTCTGCCCTTTTTCGTTCACGAAACCAGCTCCATCTTGAAACACCATCAAGCAGGCCGGTTTACCCTTCTCGTATTGCTTGGGAACATACACCCAGTAGTCGCGAACCGTACCAGGGTAGATCTCGCTTTGGTCCCACACGTGCTTCGTTACGGTTCCCTGCGGAACTCCTTCTTTTCGTTCAGCATCGGGGCCGGTCGTATACTGCTCGTCTTGAGCCCAAGAGGTTGCGGTCAGCAAACAGAAAGACATGGTCAGCGCGAAAAGCAATCGCATCATGGCGAGATTCACTTTGATTGGAGGGGGGGGATGAAAGAAAGGGGCAAGGCTAGAGAAATCAGCCTAATCGCTTTGCTTGCGGTACTCAAGCACCGAGTCTACTCAGGGAACTCGACTTCCAGTTCCAATTCAAGCATGCCACGCATGATTCGCACAGGAATCTTCTGATCGAGTTGGGTTGCCCGAACGGCTGCTCTCAATTCATCGAGTGACG harbors:
- the argJ gene encoding bifunctional glutamate N-acetyltransferase/amino-acid acetyltransferase ArgJ; translated protein: MTSPIPAGFRLGGFHCGLKRNPNKEDLSLIVCDEDTVAAGVYTTNLVVAAPVVWDRARTPSDKIRAVITNSGNANACTGEQGDKDNAEMAGIVAKQFGVSADQVLTMSTGIIGHNLPMEKIRAGLEEVFQRLGSDESHFDTAARGIMTTDKGKKVASRQCEVNGKPVKLIGMCKGAGMIAPNMATMLSVVLTDAQLSPQQAKEILSEVTDNTFNCITVDGHRSTNDTLLLLASGKAGTGEISGGALEGFKAELQQLCEDLAKQIPADGEGSTHLIEINIEGCANREDAFRIAKTVADSALVKCAITGGDPNWGRIVSAAGYSGVKFDPMGLELRVNGHLLYQKGTPVKFDEKTVSQSIKDSFETDVTLRFTEGDTKFRYWSSDLTVEYVKFNSEYRT
- the argC gene encoding N-acetyl-gamma-glutamyl-phosphate reductase, with protein sequence MHAMTVRVGILGATGYTALELLKILVRHPEVEVTALTTRQEDRPHLSAIHPQFHKVLDLHLENWGPQEVAQRCDCVFGCLPHAASASVIPEFLEAGLKVVDLSADYRLNDPAVYTQWYGGEHPDAERMKTTVYGLPELFREGIAEAQLVANPGCYPTGVSLALAPLLKNGLIRADGIIADCKSGVSGAGRTPKLGTLYPECNESFSAYGVGTHRHMPEIEQNLTVYSGKQASVIFTPHLVPMDRGILSTCYALPDQDASEKELLALLEETYASEPFVRVRSDLPATKHVSGTNFCDITVRRVKDRVLTISAIDNLIKGASGAAVQNFNLMYGFAETTALL
- a CDS encoding NUDIX hydrolase translates to MRSLAEALGTSEMVFPQLRHSAPNLSYGRHKAPAYPRARQAANLILIYPGEQGNWTIPLMIRAETEGIHAGEIALPGGRCEPGESAMHTALREFHEETGHLVSPDGVLGELPPTNVWASNHQVRTFVALQHSLPVWSPDPCEVAGLIFLPLTHLMDSRNFGMHQVTRRRVQFSALHLNVDGHRVWGATLRMLVELGEALTSAK
- a CDS encoding DUF6798 domain-containing protein; amino-acid sequence: MNPSNPSEPQEADQPQSSMSSRWIQFGLIVLLFFLLVGPLTPEVNEPHYLSKARHYWNPAWCPNDHFLNSGDAHGVFYWSFGWITTWVSFPVAAWIGRLICWGAIAYSWQRMIAKIDPRPWVGFWAIVAGAVGVIYLHMAGEWLIGGVEAKCFAYAFAFWGLGDVLSDRWNRAWIMLGIASAFHVLVGGWMVVCLMFCWLVCPKQRPSLISILPGLFVGGAIALIGVVPLLLLNRGTSPVESSWASYYYVYERLAHHLVVHTFAWEFKVRFFLAAIAWAATAWLLRNDDKLRILNGVVAGSVVLVFIGIAIDQVFFNVVQDWLTATKLLRLYWYRIADVLVPLALAINVVVLFGKYRQTTPRTAGAVMVGLTLLVLVGMFSRIEERWTATASPADLSSLVTNPQDWADTCYWIRDNTPPDAVFLTPRLQSSFKWYAQRAEVVTTKDVPQDDLNLLQWRERRGDTHWRSFHNRETLSLAGLTEDDLRELSQKYGIRFVVVDRDLARKDGISISWSFPRVYPASADQNSSYEVYEIPDEEN
- a CDS encoding SMP-30/gluconolactonase/LRE family protein, producing MRILLSLALLFACAQWTVAQDMPLADVLIPGQDWELVADGYKFTEGPAVDADGNLYFVDVPNQLVLKIDHGTKQVSTFSQGQGATSGLMFGADGRLYGSQNRDRRIVVFDAAGKMEVIADDLGANDLVVASNGNIYCTDPKGHQVWLVRPTGEKRVVATDITSPNGIILWPDEGTLVVADSAGQNLIAYRVELDGSLRYGVPVYTCRVKEKDAPSRADGMTVDSAGRLYVATEAGLQMFDPTARISGVMHKPTEQFLSNVAFAGPELDWLYVSCGGGIYRRPTQATGVRYGKVKAD
- a CDS encoding alpha/beta hydrolase — encoded protein: MMRLLFALTMSFCLLTATSWAQDEQYTTGPDAERKEGVPQGTVTKHVWDQSEIYPGTVRDYWVYVPKQYEKGKPACLMVFQDGAGFVNEKGQTRVPVVFDNLIHAGEMPVTIGVFIQPGVVPPAKEGQMPRKNRSFEYDTLSDQYVRFLLEEILADVGKQYDISNDPKHRAICGNSSGGICAFTAAWERPDSFGKVVSHIGSFTNIRGGHVYPAVIRKTEKKPIKVFLQDGSNDLDNLHGNWPLSNQQMAAALKFVGYDYKFVYGEGKHSGRHGGAIFPDTMRWLWSDVVTQN